Below is a genomic region from Clostridiales bacterium.
TCTACCAAAGCAAGAAGGACAAGAGAGTCATCAAGGGGAAGAGTCGATGGGAGAACTATGGAAATACAGAGGCTGATCGGCAGGGCGTTAAGGTCCGTCGTTGACCTCAAATTACTGGGTGAGAGAACCATATGGATAGACTGTGATGTTTTGCAGGCCGACGGCGGAACCCGCACGGCATCTGTCACAGGTTCGTTCATAGCTCTGGTTGATGCGATAAATAAACTGGATGAGACAGTCAAGTTTCAAAAATATCCGTTGAATGATCACGTAGCGGCGATAAGTGTCGGCATCGTAGACGGGGAAAAGCTGCTTGACCTTTGCTATGAGGAGGATTCGAGGGCTCAGGTTGATATGAATATCATAATGACCGACAGCGGCGAATTTGTGGAGATACAGGGAACAGGCGAGCAGAAACCATTTACGAGGGATGATATGGACATATTGATTAAGCTGGGCGAAAAGGGCATACGCGAGCTGATACTGCTTCAGAAAGAATCTCTTAAGGAATCAGCGGCGAGGATAGGAAAAGACAGATGAATACTTTGTTGATAGCCACAAAAAATCAGGGTAAGGTTAAAGAAATAAAAGAGATTTTATGGGATTTGCCTTATTTGATAAAAAGCCTGGAAGAATTAAAAATCGATGTTGATGTAATGGAAGATGGCGATACATATGAAGAGAACGCATTAAAAAAAGCAGAGGTTGCGTTAAAAATATCCGGCATTCCGACGATGGCCGATGATTCGGGATTGGAAATCGATGCCCTCGGAGGCGCTCCAGGCATTTATTCCGCAAGATTTGCCGGCGTGCATGGTGACAGTTTAAAAAATAATAATAAAGTACTTGAATTAATGAAGGATATTCCTTATGATAAAAGAAGTGCGAAATTTGTCGCAGCAGTTGTATTATTATATCCTGATGGCAGAAAAATAGTCACCAGGGGCGAAATAGACGGGTATATCGCAAATGAACCTGCAGGTGAAAACGGTTTTGGATACGACCCTTTGTTCTATGTGCCTGAATATAATAAAACATTTGCGGAACTTGGTGAAAATATAAAA
It encodes:
- the rph gene encoding ribonuclease PH; this translates as MERIDGRKYDEKRNVKITRNYNLYAEGSALIEEGNTKVICTASIEDKVPPFLKGTGEGWITCEYGMIPRSTKARRTRESSRGRVDGRTMEIQRLIGRALRSVVDLKLLGERTIWIDCDVLQADGGTRTASVTGSFIALVDAINKLDETVKFQKYPLNDHVAAISVGIVDGEKLLDLCYEEDSRAQVDMNIIMTDSGEFVEIQGTGEQKPFTRDDMDILIKLGEKGIRELILLQKESLKESAARIGKDR
- a CDS encoding XTP/dITP diphosphatase, with translation MNTLLIATKNQGKVKEIKEILWDLPYLIKSLEELKIDVDVMEDGDTYEENALKKAEVALKISGIPTMADDSGLEIDALGGAPGIYSARFAGVHGDSLKNNNKVLELMKDIPYDKRSAKFVAAVVLLYPDGRKIVTRGEIDGYIANEPAGENGFGYDPLFYVPEYNKTFAELGENIKNKISHRGKALRALKEKLKIACSTN